The Bacteroidota bacterium genomic interval TCCCTTCATTTCTTCAACCGGATAGCCGTTACCATAAGGACCACGAATTCCGACTAACGAATTTTCAGGTAAATTATAAAGTGCATTTGTTACTCGACCCATTCGGCGGATGCACATTTCGAGTACACCTTTTCGCGTTGGTGTTGAACTGATGGAGATGGGAGCTTCGCCCGTTCCGATAACTGTGATTTCTGCGAACTGACCGGGTTTGTATAAAAATTTATCGTTCAAAGCAGGATCTTCAAACCTGAATAAAAACATATAGTTATCTTCGACCATAGGAATTACACGAACAAGCCGTGCAAGGTCGGGCATCATTACGTTTGATGCACGAGCATTTGTAGAATAATTTAAATGAGAATGACGATCCATTATGCTTCTCCTCTAACTTTGTTAAACACTTCGACCACATGAATTTTTGTTGGGCAGTATTGAATACATCTGCCACAACCCGTGCAACTTGGTTTTCCGTATTGCGATACAAAACCGTTTTGTTTATCGTAATACCGGTTTCGGACACGGTCGGCACGGTTCACACGGAAATTATGTCCGCCTGCAACAACAGCATAATCTTTAAACAAACACGAATCCCATTGACGAACTCTTTCGCCACTGTCAGTTATTAAATTTTGAATATCGTAAACATTGAAACACGAACAAGTTGGGCACACCATCGAACAACTGCCGCAGCATAAACATTTTTTACCAAGCTCTTCCCACACTTCGCTTTCGCGCTGCAGCTCAAGTATGTAAGGTAAGTCGGATGTATCTAAACTTAGTGTGAACCTGTTTTTTCTCTCCTTACGGATTTTTAGATATTCGTTGGTATCTTTTTTTGATACCTCTGCTAATAAATGTTTAAAGTCGGTTGATATATCGTCACCGATACTTGAACCAACAGTAAGTAAGTAAGAAGATTTGAGTTCAGACAAGAAAAGATCGAAGCCGTCTTCAGTGGCATCTGTACCCATCGAACGGCAGAAACACTTATCATCGGGCATACAGCTTAGTCCGATTACAACAACATTTTTCCGGCGTGCAAAATAATATTTATCGGGATAATTTGTTCCGAAAACAATATCCAATATTTTTAAACCATGTATATCGCAAGGATGTAATCCGAATAATACTATTTTTTTATCCGAATCTTCAATCACCTCCGTGAAACCTTTGGTGCTGCTAAAGTTGAATAGCGTATCTTTCGGTTTGAAAAAATATTTTTTAGGTGGATTGATAGTTCGTAAATAATCCATGGCTATTTCTGAAGTATTTTCCATCGGACCGAAGACGAACGATTGATTACTTTTTCTCTTTGGGACATGCACTTCCCCGTAGTTTTGCAGTCCTTCCATAAAAAGCTTGAAATTCGTTTTGGGTAATTTTAATATTTTCATTTCATTTAACTGTTTTATTTATGAAAACTTTTATTTGAATAATTTCAATATATATGCCAAGTGAAATAATATCTAAATCACTCAATTTTAATGATTTACAGGAAAAATTATTACAATTATGATAAGAAACAGAAAAATAAATTTCATTTTTGAGAATTAGAAGGATAATTAAACACAACTTTCATTGTATAATAATAATATTCTTATTCAATATTCAATGCGATACCTCAACACTTGCAGTAAAATAATTTATAAATTCCTTCAATCTCTCTTGTACTGAAATGGATAGTTCTTCCGAAACATCAAATTCATAAGCAGGTATATGGAATAAAATAATAACATCGGGAACTCTGCCATATAAATGCAGACATGCATTCAATATGTTTTGAGGCGATACAAAATGTGTGTTTAATATTTCTGTTGATATTTCAGGTTGAAGCTTGACTTGAGTAATTACACTGACCTCGATGCTTGCATCTATAAAATATACAGCTTCGTAATTAGATATAGTTTGTATTAATTCGGGAGTTAACTGATGGAGTGTTAAAAATTGAAATTGAGGATAAATATTTTTTAGTAAACCAACGGCTACGATTCCTGCACCGTCATCGCCACGTAAAGTATTGCCATAACCAATGACTAAAGTCTTTTTCACCTTTTGACTTCATCAATTAAATTATTTTCTACATCGAACAACTGAACCTGCAAAGGCATTTTACCTAACAAATGGGTGCTGCACGACAAGCACGGATCGAAACACCTGATACCCGCTTCAATCCTGTTTAACATACCTTCAGTAATTTTTGACCCATCCAAATATTGAATAGCCAGTTGCCTGACGGTTCGGTTCATAGCCAAATTATTTTGAGCAGTAGCAATTAGCATATTTACTTTCTGAATTACTCCATCGGTGTTAACCCAATAATGATGAAACAGAGTACCACGCGGGGCTTCGGAGAAGCCAACCCCTTCTTCACGATTTACCATAGCTTTAGCCCGGATATGGTCGCTTAAAATCATCGGATCGTTTAGCAGGGTTTCAATTTTTTCTACTGAGAATAAAATTTCGATGAGACGTGCGTAATGATAATAAAAGGAATTATTAACAGTTCCCGAATCGCCGGCGATTGATTTGAAAACTTTCCGTTCGGATTCAGCAAGCGGAGTATCTATATAATCGCATATATTAACACGGGCAAGCGGTCCAACACGGAACATTCCTTTAGGATAACCTAACGGTTTGTAATAAGGAAATTTAAGATACGACCAAGTTTCCGAAATTTCACCGAAATAATCGTAATATAATTTCGGATTTAATTTATCGGCTATGATATTTCCATCGCTGTCCATTACGCGCAACTTACCATCATAATATTCTAAAGCTCCATCATCAGCTACCAACCCAATAAATAACGATCTGAAGTTGCCAAAGTTTGGAATATCTTTTTCAAATGTTTTATGAATTTTTTTTAAAGTTTTAAGAGCCTCTAAAGTTGTTTGTTTAGCTTCTGGAATCCAATTTAGTAAATAATCCTTTTTAGATGCATCAAATTTTTCGCGGACACCACTGGCTACAGTCCACGGTGTATGAATTTTTCTGCCGCCTAAAATTTCGATTATCTCTTGTCCGAACTTTCGAAGTCTGATTCCTCGTCGCGCAAAATCCTTGTGTTCTTCCATCAACCCGAAAATATTTCTTTTCAACGGATTGGAGTCGAAACCCAACAAAAAATCAGGGGACGAGAGATGGAAAAAACTGAGTGCATGCGATTGTGTCCATTGTGCAAGTGTCAACAACCGGCGTAGTTTCTCTGCAGTCTCGGGTATGGCAACCGCTAAAATATCGTCTCCCGCTTTAGCTGAAGTTACAAGATGACTTGCTGGACATATTCCGCAAATACGTGATGTAATGCCGGGCATTTCCCACATCAGGCGACCCTCACAAAATTTTTCAAAACCACGGAACTCATCCACATGGAAACGTGCATCGCTTACATTATTTTTATCATCGAGGTGTATAGTTATTTTCGCATGACCTTCGATCCGCGAAACCGGTTTTATTGTAATTATATTAACCATATCTTAAATAAATTGTTGAAAACACAGGTAACCGTCCAGCCAAAAGCTCGCTTACTGCAAACCAAATTTGATCGGCTGTGGGTGGACAACCATGAATAAAAGCATCGATTTTAATAATTTCGTGAAGAGGACGGGCAGAAGGAAGCATTTTTGCTATGGTGTTATAATCGCTCGGAACAACTCCTACACTTTCAGCTAATTCGAGATACGAACGATTCAAGATTTCTGCGCTGCTAAATCTGTTGCGCATTGCAGTTACATTTCCCATTACCGCACAATCTCCAAAGGATACGACATACTTCGAATTCCTTCTTATAATATGCGCAAAATGTTCGTCCTCATCTTTAGATACTGCTCCTTCAACAAGTGTAACATCCACATCTTTAGGAAAATCTTTTATATCAATTATCGGCGAGAAGACAAGTTCCATTTTATCG includes:
- a CDS encoding Ni/Fe hydrogenase subunit alpha produces the protein MVNIITIKPVSRIEGHAKITIHLDDKNNVSDARFHVDEFRGFEKFCEGRLMWEMPGITSRICGICPASHLVTSAKAGDDILAVAIPETAEKLRRLLTLAQWTQSHALSFFHLSSPDFLLGFDSNPLKRNIFGLMEEHKDFARRGIRLRKFGQEIIEILGGRKIHTPWTVASGVREKFDASKKDYLLNWIPEAKQTTLEALKTLKKIHKTFEKDIPNFGNFRSLFIGLVADDGALEYYDGKLRVMDSDGNIIADKLNPKLYYDYFGEISETWSYLKFPYYKPLGYPKGMFRVGPLARVNICDYIDTPLAESERKVFKSIAGDSGTVNNSFYYHYARLIEILFSVEKIETLLNDPMILSDHIRAKAMVNREEGVGFSEAPRGTLFHHYWVNTDGVIQKVNMLIATAQNNLAMNRTVRQLAIQYLDGSKITEGMLNRIEAGIRCFDPCLSCSTHLLGKMPLQVQLFDVENNLIDEVKR
- a CDS encoding NADP oxidoreductase; this translates as MKPKVATVWLTGCSGCHMSFLDLDERLIELADKMELVFSPIIDIKDFPKDVDVTLVEGAVSKDEDEHFAHIIRRNSKYVVSFGDCAVMGNVTAMRNRFSSAEILNRSYLELAESVGVVPSDYNTIAKMLPSARPLHEIIKIDAFIHGCPPTADQIWFAVSELLAGRLPVFSTIYLRYG
- a CDS encoding hydrogenase maturation protease, which translates into the protein MKKTLVIGYGNTLRGDDGAGIVAVGLLKNIYPQFQFLTLHQLTPELIQTISNYEAVYFIDASIEVSVITQVKLQPEISTEILNTHFVSPQNILNACLHLYGRVPDVIILFHIPAYEFDVSEELSISVQERLKEFINYFTASVEVSH
- a CDS encoding 4Fe-4S dicluster domain-containing protein; this translates as MKILKLPKTNFKLFMEGLQNYGEVHVPKRKSNQSFVFGPMENTSEIAMDYLRTINPPKKYFFKPKDTLFNFSSTKGFTEVIEDSDKKIVLFGLHPCDIHGLKILDIVFGTNYPDKYYFARRKNVVVIGLSCMPDDKCFCRSMGTDATEDGFDLFLSELKSSYLLTVGSSIGDDISTDFKHLLAEVSKKDTNEYLKIRKERKNRFTLSLDTSDLPYILELQRESEVWEELGKKCLCCGSCSMVCPTCSCFNVYDIQNLITDSGERVRQWDSCLFKDYAVVAGGHNFRVNRADRVRNRYYDKQNGFVSQYGKPSCTGCGRCIQYCPTKIHVVEVFNKVRGEA